From a single Miscanthus floridulus cultivar M001 chromosome 8, ASM1932011v1, whole genome shotgun sequence genomic region:
- the LOC136469313 gene encoding uncharacterized mitochondrial protein AtMg00810-like, translating to MSDLDALSYYLGIEVRQGKEELMLGQSAYASKLLERSSMAECKPCMTLMEERLKLTKANTTAKVDAALYQSILGDLRYLVHTRPDIAFAVGYGMVDQGIIFPKTGESRLQLTVFSDADMAGDIDGRWSTSGMLVFLGLAPISWLSLK from the exons atgagcgatctcgacgcactctcctactacctcggcatcgaggtgagacaggggaaagaggaactcatgctcggtcagagcgcatATGCCTCGAAGCTGCTGGAGCGGAgcagcatggctgagtgcaagccatgcatgactctgatggaggagcggctgaagctaacGAAGGCCAACACCACGGCGAAGGTGGACGCAGCACTCTACCAGAGCATCCTCGGcgatctgcgctacctagtccacacaaggCCAGACATTGCGTTTGCCGTGGGCTAT GGGATGGTagatcaggggatcatcttccccaagaccggcgaGAGTAGGCTgcaactcactgtgttcagcgatgcagacatggcgggggacatcgacggacggtggagcacctctggaatgctcgtcttccttgggttggctccaatttcatggctatcactgaaatag